The following coding sequences lie in one Xyrauchen texanus isolate HMW12.3.18 chromosome 25, RBS_HiC_50CHRs, whole genome shotgun sequence genomic window:
- the LOC127618654 gene encoding olfactomedin-like protein 3B isoform X1: MKATIFFILFIIYTQCSRCQYHYQGLMNYLENRMLAMEERIALWHEQNNRYNTDLKEFRQQAADLLEKLGKEYTKLHSDLEGAGARVDRVEREMDYIETKNPPKPCVKAEDKMVEQDVVVSERKKQEFFELSVCINIVSSIRAMKILKRLGSPKGVWTKDARSAKVYVFNSTSDNTLYEFNSVRELSASSGTSKGRQITLPSAWNGTGHVVNDGFLYYVSEDSEFRIIKYDLNNGSTADSAVFPVEDHTPVYSLNSETLVDLVADEDGLWALYAAGDTINLAKMDSNSLDIEQMWDTACPRNNAEAAFIVCGTVYVVYNTKPPSRSRVQCVFDVNDMVSSGEVPLVYFPRRYGAHSSLKYNSEERQLYAWDDGYQILYKLALQKKLWAIMPPPEE, from the exons ATGAAAGCCACCATTTTCTTCATACTCTTTATCATTTATACTCAGTGTTCCAGATGTCAGTACCACTACCAGGGCCTGATGAACTACTTGGAAAACAGGATGCTTGCTATGGAG GAACGTATTGCCCTGTGGCATGAACAGAACAACCGCTACAATACTGATTTGAAGGAATTTAGACAGCAAGCTGCAGACCTGTTGGAGAAGTTGGGCAAGGAGTATACTAAATTGCATTCAGACCTTGAGGGTGCCGGAGCACGGGTGGACCGCGTGGAGCGTGAGATGGACTACATTGAAACCAAGAATCCCCCAAAGCCTTGTGTTAAAGCAGAAGACAAGATGGTGGAACAGGACGTGGTTGTCAGTGAGAGGAAGAAGCAAGAGTTCTTTGAGCTCTCTG TGTGCATTAACATTGTTTCCAGTATTCGAGCAATGAAGATCCTTAAGAGGCTGGGGAGTCCCAAAGGTGTCTGGACAAAAGATGCCAGATCAGCAAAAGTTTATGTCTTCAACAGCACGTCTGATAACACACTGTACGAGTTCAACTCTGTCCGAGAGCTCTCCGCATCATCAGGTACATCTAAAGGCAGGCAAATCACCCTGCCCTCTGCTTGGAATGGGACTGGTCATGTAGTAAATGATGGCTTCCTCTACTATGTCAGTGAGGACTCTGAGTTCCGAATTATTAAATATGACCTCAACAATGGTTCAACTGCAGACAGTGCAGTGTTTCCCGTAGAAGATCACACCCCAGTGTACAGCCTTAATTCAGAGACTCTGGTGGACCTAGTGGCAGATGAAGATGGGCTGTGGGCACTTTATGCTGCTGGAGACACAATTAACCTTGCTAAGATGGACTCTAACTCTCTAGACATAGAGCAGATGTGGGACACAGCATGCCCGAGAAACAATGCTGAAGCAGCCTTTATTGTCTGTGGCACAGTCTATGTGGTTTACAACACCAAGCCACCGAGCCGCTCCCGTGTGCAGTGTGTGTTTGATGTGAATGATATGGTAAGCAGTGGTGAGGTCCCTCTGGTTTATTTCCCCAGGCGCTACGGGGCCCATTCCAGTCTTAAATACAATTCTGAGGAGAGGCAGCTTTATGCGTGGGACGACGGGTACCAGATTCTTTATAAGCTCGCACTGCAGAAGAAGCTATGGGCAATAATGCCACCACCTGAGGAATAA
- the LOC127618654 gene encoding olfactomedin-like protein 3B isoform X2, with amino-acid sequence MTCLPIIMHERIALWHEQNNRYNTDLKEFRQQAADLLEKLGKEYTKLHSDLEGAGARVDRVEREMDYIETKNPPKPCVKAEDKMVEQDVVVSERKKQEFFELSVCINIVSSIRAMKILKRLGSPKGVWTKDARSAKVYVFNSTSDNTLYEFNSVRELSASSGTSKGRQITLPSAWNGTGHVVNDGFLYYVSEDSEFRIIKYDLNNGSTADSAVFPVEDHTPVYSLNSETLVDLVADEDGLWALYAAGDTINLAKMDSNSLDIEQMWDTACPRNNAEAAFIVCGTVYVVYNTKPPSRSRVQCVFDVNDMVSSGEVPLVYFPRRYGAHSSLKYNSEERQLYAWDDGYQILYKLALQKKLWAIMPPPEE; translated from the exons ATGACCTGCCTGCCGATCATCATGCAT GAACGTATTGCCCTGTGGCATGAACAGAACAACCGCTACAATACTGATTTGAAGGAATTTAGACAGCAAGCTGCAGACCTGTTGGAGAAGTTGGGCAAGGAGTATACTAAATTGCATTCAGACCTTGAGGGTGCCGGAGCACGGGTGGACCGCGTGGAGCGTGAGATGGACTACATTGAAACCAAGAATCCCCCAAAGCCTTGTGTTAAAGCAGAAGACAAGATGGTGGAACAGGACGTGGTTGTCAGTGAGAGGAAGAAGCAAGAGTTCTTTGAGCTCTCTG TGTGCATTAACATTGTTTCCAGTATTCGAGCAATGAAGATCCTTAAGAGGCTGGGGAGTCCCAAAGGTGTCTGGACAAAAGATGCCAGATCAGCAAAAGTTTATGTCTTCAACAGCACGTCTGATAACACACTGTACGAGTTCAACTCTGTCCGAGAGCTCTCCGCATCATCAGGTACATCTAAAGGCAGGCAAATCACCCTGCCCTCTGCTTGGAATGGGACTGGTCATGTAGTAAATGATGGCTTCCTCTACTATGTCAGTGAGGACTCTGAGTTCCGAATTATTAAATATGACCTCAACAATGGTTCAACTGCAGACAGTGCAGTGTTTCCCGTAGAAGATCACACCCCAGTGTACAGCCTTAATTCAGAGACTCTGGTGGACCTAGTGGCAGATGAAGATGGGCTGTGGGCACTTTATGCTGCTGGAGACACAATTAACCTTGCTAAGATGGACTCTAACTCTCTAGACATAGAGCAGATGTGGGACACAGCATGCCCGAGAAACAATGCTGAAGCAGCCTTTATTGTCTGTGGCACAGTCTATGTGGTTTACAACACCAAGCCACCGAGCCGCTCCCGTGTGCAGTGTGTGTTTGATGTGAATGATATGGTAAGCAGTGGTGAGGTCCCTCTGGTTTATTTCCCCAGGCGCTACGGGGCCCATTCCAGTCTTAAATACAATTCTGAGGAGAGGCAGCTTTATGCGTGGGACGACGGGTACCAGATTCTTTATAAGCTCGCACTGCAGAAGAAGCTATGGGCAATAATGCCACCACCTGAGGAATAA